CTAAGACGCCAATTTCAATCACTCCAACTCGGCCTCTTTACGAACAAAATCTTCGGGTAAAAGAACAATCTCCACCCGACGATTTCTCTCCCGACCAGCTTCAGTCTCATTGGAAGCCACCGGTCTATATTCGGCGTAACCTGCAGCACTCATCTGGTTCGGGTCAACGTCGTGGTGTTTTATCAGATATCGCAGGATAGTTGTCGCCCGAAGCGCAGATAACTCCCAATTGGACGAAAATTGGGGGGTATTTATGGGGACATTATCGGTATGGCCTTCGATAAGCAGGGGTCGATTCGAATATCTGTTAGCTATTTCAGCTACCTTGGCTAAAACTTCTTGAGCCTCGGGTCTAATCTGGGTCTTACCGGAATCAAAGAGAACCTTATCAAGCAGGCTGATAACCAGTCCCCTTTTTTCCTGCCTGAGCTCCATTTCAGACCGGGCCACAAACTCCTGGAATTCTTTAGCAATCTTAACATTCTCATTTTCCAGTTCCCGACAGGCCGCCAGTTGGTCCTTTTTTATCTTGTTCAACTCTGTTTCCATGTTCTCTGCTCTGGCAATAAGGAGCCTGTTGGTCTGGTCAAGTTCTTCCACCTTCTGAGTCAAGGCCTCTTCCCGCGATAAACACTGGTCCCTTTCGCCGGCCAGATTTTCCGCCCTTCCTTCAAGTTCGGTGATTTGGTTGGCTTTGACGGAAATCTCCTGCTGACACACTTCGGTCTTTTCCTTGAGGGCATTCTCCAGGGCTTTCTCCTGATGGGTCTTTTTATCAAGTTCTGCCTTCAATTCCTCGATTTCTTCCAGCTTATCCGTGACAACCATATCCTTTTCAGCAATGATGGCTCTAAGCTGTTTCCTGGATGAACCGCATCCATTCAGAACTAAAACAGCCATACCTAACCCCAAAGTCCCTATTATCCACTTATTTACCGTAACCATAAAACCAACTCCTTTCAAGATAGAGAAGATACAAGTTAAGCGGCTTCGCCGCAACTTTTCGAGCTATGCCCACGGTCTTGTAAACCACTAAGAGCCTATCCCAAAGCCTAATTTTCAAACAGCTACCTCACTTCCCCCTACCTCGTAGGGGGCCTCCTCGAAACGCGACAATTCACTGGCGAAAGCAAGAGCGGCCTGGATATCCTCCCAGGTTATGTTCGGGTAATCCTCAAGTACGTCCTCGATCGAATCCCCTGCCCCCAAAGCCCCCAGAATATTGCACACCATGACTCGAGTCCCCCGGATAACTGGCTTACCGTGGCATATTCTAGGGTTAATCTCGATTCTCTCGTTCATCGTCCCTACCTCCTGGCAATACTTTTATCTGAAATCCTGCTGACAGCAGGTGGATTTGGGGCCAAAGCCCCTTCCACTTTCGACGGCTGAAAGACCTGCCGTCTTGAAAGGCGAGAGGGTAAACCACAAATCTGCCTTCGGCGGACTAAACATCAAGTGGTAGCAAAAAATGTGCCAACCCCAACAGAAAAAACTTAAACATCGAGTAATACGTTAGGCTATCGGTTGCATACTCAATAAGTGACATATTTCAATGCCGTCGTCTAATTCATCCCAGTAGATAGCAAAGCCTCCTGGCTCAATGGACCATTTAATTCGTTGTTCTGGAGTGGCTTTTGCTAACCAGTCTAACCACTCAACTTGGTCTATCGCCACACTAATTTCCCTCCCATCACTAAGGGAAACACAGAGTATATTACCCACAAAATGGACATCGGTTGCTCCAACTTCTTCTATGATTCTACTTGCTAAAATAGCCATTCCACACCTCCAACAATTTATCCTGATTTTGGCGGGCCAACCTTAAAATACGATTTAACTCGGCTAGATTATAGCCATGATTGTATTCTACCATCACAGGTTGAAGCCAAATTTTAGCCTCCTTTTCACCATGTAGAACATGGATATGGGGTGGTTCGTTTATATCAGAAGAATAGAACCGGAAAAGGTCGAATAGAGGACTGGCGCAGTAGGCTTAGGCTTCCTGAGGCTATGCTGCCTCTTTCGAGAACATCGCCTCAGTCAAGCTTGCCATAACTCTGTTTCCAGCACCCCTCTAAAATTCTGTACTTCTGGTTTTTTCCCCATACGGCTTCACGTAATAGGCACTAATGCTTCATGACATTTGCTATTGTGGGTATTTGAATTGGTAACCGCAACCTAAAGGTTGCGGTTGGATCGCAGACTAAAGCCTGCGGCTACCGGCCGGCAAACTTAAGCAACCATCCCCACCAACTTCGAATGTCATAAAGCAGTAGTCCGTTACGGACGGGGGATGATGGATACCGAACCACGGAATTGTCACTATGTCCCTGCTGATATGCTCCAATCTTTGTAATCAATCAGGGGCGCCTGGACTTACGATCTTGATAATACACAAACCCACCTAATACAAGACCCATTATTAGACCCCCTAAAGCCACCATTAAAAGATTATACCACATAATTACCCCTCGTCTTCTTTGTCTAAAGAAAGGGCAATAATAGCCAGACAAATGGTTATTC
This genomic interval from bacterium contains the following:
- a CDS encoding DUF433 domain-containing protein, with amino-acid sequence MNERIEINPRICHGKPVIRGTRVMVCNILGALGAGDSIEDVLEDYPNITWEDIQAALAFASELSRFEEAPYEVGGSEVAV
- a CDS encoding DUF4160 domain-containing protein, with protein sequence MNEPPHIHVLHGEKEAKIWLQPVMVEYNHGYNLAELNRILRLARQNQDKLLEVWNGYFSK
- a CDS encoding DUF2442 domain-containing protein, whose translation is MAILASRIIEEVGATDVHFVGNILCVSLSDGREISVAIDQVEWLDWLAKATPEQRIKWSIEPGGFAIYWDELDDGIEICHLLSMQPIA
- a CDS encoding OmpA family protein, with the translated sequence MVTVNKWIIGTLGLGMAVLVLNGCGSSRKQLRAIIAEKDMVVTDKLEEIEELKAELDKKTHQEKALENALKEKTEVCQQEISVKANQITELEGRAENLAGERDQCLSREEALTQKVEELDQTNRLLIARAENMETELNKIKKDQLAACRELENENVKIAKEFQEFVARSEMELRQEKRGLVISLLDKVLFDSGKTQIRPEAQEVLAKVAEIANRYSNRPLLIEGHTDNVPINTPQFSSNWELSALRATTILRYLIKHHDVDPNQMSAAGYAEYRPVASNETEAGRERNRRVEIVLLPEDFVRKEAELE